In Elaeis guineensis isolate ETL-2024a chromosome 1, EG11, whole genome shotgun sequence, a genomic segment contains:
- the LOC105038647 gene encoding uncharacterized protein: MKELLQHKEFSIEESKEKVGSEQTLKVMDQTELSLGPSLSTLVKSAKSSSSESDANSRRKRKHSWVEPMTQTSIELQLNDPLPFDWEQCLDLQSGRMYYLNRKTLRKSWIRPKEQKLDLELNISTLPSSEEKAGTTTPEEPKKHNNSGGNMVAIVCINCHLLVMICKSSPSCPNCKYVHAWLPTTHQLSPRKMESAKPLETLSLLH, translated from the exons ATGAAGGAGTTGCTGCAACACAAGGAGTTCTCTATAGAAGAAAGCAAGGAGAAAGTGGGTAGTGAGCAAACTTTGAAGGTGATGGATCAAACAGAACTATCTCTAGGCCCCTCTTTATCTACCTTGGTCAAGAGTGCGAAAAGCTCGTCTTCAGAATCTGATGCCAACTCTCGGAGGAAGCGAAAGCATTCGTGGGTTGAGCCCATGACACAAACGAGCATCGAACTTCAGCTTAATGACCCCTTGCCCTTTGATTGGGAGCAGTGCCTAGACCTACAG TCTGGAAGGATGTACTACTTGAATAGGAAAACATTGAGGAAGAGCTGGATCAGACCCAAGGAGCAAAAGCTAGACTTGGAGCTCAACATCTCGACCCTTCCAAGCTCAGAAGAGAAGGCCGGCACTACAACTCCAGAGGAACCAAAAAAGCACAACAATTCAGGTGGCAACATGGTTGCAATCGTGTGCATAAACTGTCATCTCCTCGTCATGATCTGCAAGTCATCTCCGTCGTGCCCGAATTGCAAGTACGTGCATGCATGGCTGCCGACAACACACCAATTATCGCCTCGCAAGATGGAGTCTGCCAAGCCTTTGGAAACCCTAAGCCTTCTCCACTAG
- the LOC105038648 gene encoding pentatricopeptide repeat-containing protein At2g22410, mitochondrial-like, whose translation MRKGSLIPPPYSKLIPNSSYHENTFPFLSPMPPPLLPRLPTSPLKAHFLHRILLQFFSYSAKPKWNSNHNLIITHPVLSIMESCNSMAELKQIQAHMTRTGLIAHRFPASRVLAFCALSDSGDISHARIVFAQIPGPNTYIWNTMIRGYTRSKHPRSSLSLFCQMICQRVVMDSRTFVFVLKACEQFLEVFMGEEIHCMICKLGFDSDLLVENGLMHFYVKNGLLDSARKVFVESCQRDVVSWTTMIDGYSQKGLPDEALRLFYRMLLMNIQPNEVTMITVLSAISQLGHLRLGKLVHEFIWKSEMNVTVNLMNALVDVYGKCGCVDSAREVFDSMGIKDVFSWTSMVNAYAKCGDLQLARQFFESMPERNAVSWSSMIAAYAQANQAKEALELFHEMLGMCVKPIDATLVSVLSACAQSGCLDLGRWIYDHFIDRKIIKLSMNLANAFIGMYAKCGDIKAAARLFHEMPERDIVSWNAMIMAYAVHGYGNEALTLFEQLKSEGMVPDDITFVGVLSACSHAGLVVEGLRHFKDMRSIFGIEPKSVHYACQIDLLGKVGLLEDAYELVRSMPVEPDEAAWGALLNACRIHGKVELGKYAGDKLLGLDPGDSGIYVLLSSMYATRNKWDDVKKVRRMMRDRGVKKTPGCSSIEVDGKFHEFFVADTSHVLSKDIYMTLDNIYLQLRIEGYVPKS comes from the coding sequence ATGAGGAAGGGGTCCCTTATCCCGCCGCCTTATTCGAAGCTTATTCCAAATTCCAGCTACCATGAGAACACCTTCCCCTTCCTCTCACCGAtgccacctcctctcctcccACGCCTCCCCACCTCTCCACTCAAAGCTCACTTCCTCCACCGAATTCTCCTCCAATTCTTCTCTTATTCGGCAAAACCGAAGTGGAATTCCAACCACAATCTCATCATCACCCACCCGGTCTTATCCATCATGGAATCCTGTAATTCCATGGCTGAATTGAAACAAATCCAAGCCCACATGACTCGGACCGGGCTCATTGCCCACCGCTTCCCCGCCAGCCGCGTCCTGGCCTTCTGCGCCCTCTCCGACTCCGGCGACATCAGCCACGCCCGCATCGTCTTCGCCCAAATCCCCGGCCCCAATACCTATATCTGGAACACCATGATCAGGGGATACACCAGATCTAAACATCCCCGTTCAAGCCTCTCCTTGTTCTGTCAAATGATCTGCCAACGCGTCGTGATGGATAGCCGGACATTTGTTTTTGTACTCAAGGCTTGCGAGCAGTTTTTGGAAGTATTTATGGGTGAAGAAATCCATTGCATGATTTGTAAGCTTGGATTCGATTCGGATTTGTTGGTGGAGAATGGTTTGATGCACTTCTATGTGAAAAATGGGTTGTTGGATTCTGCAAGGAAGGTATTCGTTGAATCATGTCAACGAGATGTGGTTTCTTGGACCACAATGATTGACGGATACTCGCAGAAAGGGCTGCCTGATGAGGCATTGAGGCTGTTTTACCGAATGTTATTGATGAATATCCAACCGAACGAGGTCACTATGATCACCGTGCTTTCAGCCATCTCTCAATTGGGTCATTTGAGATTGGGAAAATTGGTGCATGAATTCATATGGAAAAGTGAAATGAATGTTACAGTTAATTTGATGAATGCATTGGTGGATGTGTATGGGAAATGTGGCTGTGTAGATTCTGCAAGGGAGGTTTTTGATAGCATGGGAATCAAGGATGTTTTCTCATGGACCAGTATGGTCAATGCATATGCTAAATGTGGTGATTTACAACTCGCAAGGCAGTTTTTTGAAAGTATGCCAGAAAGGAATGCGGTATCTTGGAGTAGTATGATTGCGGCATATGCCCAAGCAAATCAGGCTAAAGAAGCACTGGAATTATTCCATGAGATGCTTGGGATGTGTGTAAAACCTATAGATGCCACTCTAGTAAGTGTGCTTTCAGCATGCGCCCAATCCGGTTGCTTGGATCTTGGTAGATGGATATATGATCATTTCATTGATAGGAAAATAATCAAACTCAGCATGAATCTGGCAAATGCATTCATAGGCATGTATGCCAAATGTGGAGATATTAAGGCTGCAGCTAGGTTGTTTCATGAGATGCCAGAGAGGGACATAGTATCTTGGAATGCTATGATCATGGCATACGCAGTTCATGGTTATGGCAATGAGGCCTTGACCCTTTTTGAGCAGTTGAAGAGTGAGGGGATGGTCCCCGATGATATCACATTTGTGGGAGTCTTATCAGCATGTAGTCATGCTGGCTTAGTTGTGGAAGGCCTGAGGCATTTCAAAGACATGAGATCCATATTCGGAATAGAGCCCAAGTCCGTACATTATGCATGCCAGATAGACCTGCTTGGTAAAGTTGGGCTCCTGGAAGATGCCTATGAATTGGTAAGGAGCATGCCAGTGGAACCGGATGAAGCCGCATGGGGTGCTCTTCTTAATGCATGCCGGATTCATGGTAAAGTAGAATTGGGAAAGTATGCCGGGGATAAATTATTAGGTTTGGATCCTGGAGATAGTGGAATCTATGTGCTCCTATCTAGCATGTATGCTACCAGAAACAAATGGGATGATGTGAAGAAGGTGAGGAGGATGATGAGAGACAGGGGAGTAAAGAAGACTCCTGGCTGCAGCTCGATAGAGGTGGATGGGAAGTTCCATGAGTTCTTTGTCGCGGACACATCACATGTTCTATCAAAAGACATATATATGACTTTGGATAACATATACTTGCAATTAAGGATAGAAGGCTATGTTCCCAAGTCTTGA